Proteins encoded by one window of Microplitis demolitor isolate Queensland-Clemson2020A chromosome 6, iyMicDemo2.1a, whole genome shotgun sequence:
- the LOC103568786 gene encoding uncharacterized protein LOC103568786, which yields MRSIYEDDDEQRYRRAQQEFISNLGGSSPQEIIIVILPNILTIIFLSTITSLLNNKIDRNLLPIIEFIITIIPSILSLTILSNYTLLISLTITILTIFNYTIIYKLRHKLSINISSKKNEFKKSFITNFRALTNILTCICILAVDFNIFPRKYAKTELYGYSLMDTGVGLFIIANAIVSPQTKDFRNINNSNKQIKLIRKFALNAKKCTKDTAPLLILGIGRIIAVEYSNYHNHVSEYGVHWNFFLTLAFVKIFISTITSAISSSLSLISGLWILIMHEYALNTKGLKEWLLGDTPRNDFVSANREGIVSVPGYVGLYLIGIALGRLIYSTYNNNEDNYGFMKRFGVQMKLFGKKVSFEYTKAMILCIKLSIIAPQACGLTIFCNWQYGISRRMANFGYCAWIVTLSTILLTLLLLVEILIDILIFIVAGDDTKSEDGDKSKDGIKKKKKNVKFDDKFNVKDNWKRDRDVEDIDNEEVMRKSPIIFQAVNYNGLIFFLISNLLTGVVNLRIKTLYVDEYNAVLLICSYAAICIFSVFVLYRYNIKLKL from the coding sequence atgagatcaATATACGAGGATGATGACGAGCAGCGCTACCGACGCGCGCAACAAGAGTTCATTTCAAATCTCGGCGGGAGTTCGCcacaagaaataataatagtaattttaccAAACATActgacaattatatttttatcaacaattacCTCGTtactaaacaataaaatagaCCGTAATCTTTTaccaataattgaatttattattacaataattccaTCCATCTTAAGTCTCaccattttatcaaattatacaTTACTCATTAGTTTAACAATAACTATTCTTACAATATTTAACTACACAATCATCTACAAGTTACGTcataaattatctataaatataagtagTAAAAAGaacgaattcaaaaaatcatttataacaaattttcgcgcgttaacaaatatattaacttgtatttgtatattagccgttgattttaatatatttccaCGAAAATACGCGAAAACGGAATTATATGGCTACAGTTTAATGGATACCGGCGTCGGTTTATTCATAATTGCCAACGCAATAGTGTCGCCTCAAACAAAAGACTTTCGtaatattaacaatagtaataaacaaataaaattaatacgtAAATTTGcattaaatgcaaaaaaatgtaCAAAAGATACTGCGCCATTACTAATATTGGGAATCGGACGCATTATAGCCgttgaatattcaaattatcataACCACGTTTCTGAGTATGGTGTgcattggaatttttttttaacattagcgtttgttaaaatatttataagcacAATAACAAGCGCTATTAGCTCTAGTTTGTCATTAATATCAGGCCTATGGATATTAATAATGCATGAGTACGCATTAAATACGAAAGGTTTGAAAGAATGGCTATTAGGTGACACACCGCGCAATGATTTTGTATCAGCGAACCGCGAAGGAATTGTGTCTGTACCAGGTTATGttggtttatatttaataggcATTGCGCTAGGACGCTTAATTTACTCAACCTACAATAATAATGAGGATAATTACGGATTTATGAAGCGCTTTGGTGTGCAGATGAAGTTATTTGGTAAAAAAGTATCATTTGAATACACAAAGGCAATGATATTATGCATTAAACTATCGATAATAGCGCCACAGGCTTGTGGACTAACTATTTTTTGCAACTGGCAGTATGGGATTTCCCGGCGTATGGCGAATTTTGGTTACTGCGCATGGATTGTTACGCTCAGCACCATTTTGTTGACTTTATTGCTGCTTGTTGagatattaattgatattttgatatttattgtcGCTGGAGATGATACTAAAAGTGAGGATGGAGATAAAAGTAAGGATggtattaagaaaaaaaagaagaatgttaaatttgatgataaatttaatgtgaaGGATAATTGGAAGAGAGATAGAGATGTTGAGGACATTGATAATGAAGAAGTAATGAGAAAATCtccgattatttttcaagctgttaattataatggacttatattttttttaatttcgaattTATTGACTGGAGTTGTTAATTTGAGAATAAAAACTTTGTATGTTGACGAATACAATGcggtattattaatttgttcgTATGCTGCTATTTGTATTTTCAGTGTTTTTGTATTGTATCgttataacattaaattaaaattgtaa
- the LOC103568784 gene encoding EGF domain-specific O-linked N-acetylglucosamine transferase: MINNYKLLIKLIVIYLIINICASDIYKNINLPVNHLKYYFNSFPSVARECYDDPACPYKEHLDKNACWGYENDCKKENAFSTPHCPGDHKGWVSSKEAQIDTFYSQGDFGYVKDQRKEMTLLCEPFFKEDSSLECSEHLRFCRGRNIMINFTDLINRKEPIRYAMDVLKEGQIGGYCKLNDEKLQDNADHISALQSWGPELRYFRKLSRRPIVEGDCDIVIEKPTYIMKIDATVNLYHHFCDFFNLYASLHVNNTHPLTFSTDNHILIWESYNYHSAFQDTFEAFTKNSLWDLKTFRGNTVCFKNLVLPLLPRMIFGLYYNTPLVYGCEKSGLFKAFSEHILHRLKIPIYQRKDNRIRVTLLSRDTRYRRILNEDELVEGLKKNINYKVKRVIYNRAIPFKKQLEITRNSDVFIGIHGAGLTHTLFLPDWAAVFELYNCEDASCYKDLARLRGVKYFTWEDDEKLIQQDPGTHPDGGAHAKFTNYSFNVTEFLRIVSLATESVSSDPNYKKFMNSNTSKSKPPKNEL; this comes from the exons atgataaataattataaactattgataaaattgatcgttatttatttaattatcaatatatgtgctagtgatatttataaaaatattaatttgccggtaaatcatttgaaatattatttcaattcatttcCATCGGTTGCACGTGAATGCTACGATGATCCGGCATGCCCGTATAag gAACATTTAGATAAAAACGCGTGCTGGGGATATGAAAAtgattgtaaaaaagaaaatgcaTTTTCAACTCCACATTGTCCTGGTGATCACAAAGGATGGGTGTCAAGTAAAGAAGCACAAATAGATACATTTTATTCTCAAGGTGACTTTGGATATGTTAAAGATCAGCGTAAGGAAATGACGCTGCTGTGTGAaccattttttaaa gaGGATTCATCATTAGAATGTTCAGAACATCTACGATTTTGTAGAGGCAGaaatataatgattaattttacgGATCTGATAAATAGAAAAGAGCCCATTAGATACGCGATGGATGTATTAAAAGAAGGACAAATTGGGGGTTATtgcaa attgaatgatgaaaaattacaagacAACGCAGATCACATCAGCGCTCTGCAATCATGGGGACCGGAGTTGAGATATTTTCGTAAATTATCACGACGTCCAATAGTCGAAGGCGACTGTGATATAGTTATTGAAAAACCAACTTATATTATGAAGATTGATGCAA CAGTTAATTTGTATCATCATttctgtgatttttttaatctctacGCATCGTTACACGTTAATAATACTCATCCATTGACATTTAGTACTGataatcatattttaatatgggAAAGTTACAA ttaTCATTCGGCGTTTCAAGATACGTTTGAAGcatttactaaaaattcattatgggatttaaaaacatttcgtGGCAATAcagtttgttttaaaaatttggtatTGCCATTATTACCTCGTATGATATTTGGACTTTATTACAATACTCCATTa GTATATGGCTGTGAAAAAAGTGGACTTTTTAAAGCTTTTAGTGAACATATATTACACAGACTTAAAATACCTATTTATCAACGCAAAGACAATAGAATACGCGTTACATTATTAAGTCGTGATACAAGATATCGTAGAATATTAAATGAAGATGAACTTGTTgaaggattaaaaaaaaatatcaattacaaAGTCAAAAGA GTAATTTACAATAGAGCAATACCATTCAAGAAACAACTAGAAATAACTCGTAATTCCGATGTATTTATTGGAATTCACGGAGCTGGATTAActcatacattatttttacctGATTGGGCAGCAGTATTTGAATT ataCAATTGTGAAGATGCTAGTTGTTACAAAGATCTAGCTCGATTACGCGGAGTTAAATACTTTACTTGGgaagatgatgaaaaattaattcaacaagaccct GGTACTCATCCAGACGGAGGAGCACACgctaaatttacaaattacagTTTCAACGTAACTGAATTCCTACGAATCGTATCTCTAGCTACAGAGTCAGTATCCAGTGACccgaattacaaaaaatttatgaactcAAATACCTCAAAGTCAAAACCaccaaaaaatgaattatga
- the LOC103568810 gene encoding ATPase WRNIP1, which produces METNEMSELMLIDKLRPRSLKDYFGHKNVIGEETLLGKMLDKKEISSMILWGPTGCGKTSLANVIANMNNYNSKQSNDNNTCFIKLSAATCGIGDIRTAVKTAIDTKKKLTSTSCPIIVFMDEIHRFNKLQQDIFLPHVEAGTFILIGATTENPLFSLNSALISRCRVFKFDKLSTNDIQNILNRGLLLINNKLKIVDNKFIEDTGNEPGCCTTEYTINQDALQWLAEMSNGDARIALNTLELMIKSSNNSNRLNEINLSLENVKINIERAYLLSAKECDINNDLVSAMHKSIKASNLNAALYWLARLMANREDPVFIGKRLIRIANEDVDISDPDALDTAVHTMHACQMIGMPECDVMLGQCVIYLCKAKKINFFNRLKSVHQLVTDNLNN; this is translated from the exons ATGGAGACTAATGAAATGAGTGAATTGATGTTGATTGATAAATTGAGACCTCGGAGTTTGAAAGATTATTTTGGacacaaaaatgttattgGAGAGGAAACTTTGTTGGGTAAAATGTtggataaaaaagaaattagtaGTATGATTTTGTGGGGACCAACAGGATGTGgaaag acttCTCTTGCCAATGTAATTGcaaacatgaataattataacagtAAACAATCAAATGACAACAAtacttgttttataaaattgtctgCCGCGACATGCGGTATCGGTGACATTCGAACCGCCGTAAAAACAGCAATTGatactaagaaaaaattaacatctaCTTCATGTccaataattgtatttatgGATGAAATTCATCGGTTCAATAAATTGCAGcaggatatatttttacctCACGTTGAAGCCggtacatttatattaattggAGCGACGACTGAAAATCCATTATTTAGTTTGAATTCAGCATTAATAAGTCGCTGTcgagtatttaaatttgataaattatccACGAATGACATTCAAAATATACTCAATCGTGGCCTATTActaataaacaacaaattgaaaatagttgataataaatttattgaagatacTGGAAATGAACCTGGTTGCTGTACTACTGAATATACTATTAATCAAGATGCATTGCAATGGTTAGCAGAAATGTCTAATGGCGACGCAAGAATAGCTCTTAATACTCTTGAATTAATGATCAAGTCGTCTAATAATTCGAATAGattgaatgaaataaacttatcattagaaaatgttaaaataaatatcgaaAGAGCGTATTTGTTGTCTGCTAAAGAGtgtgatataaataatgatttagtATCAGCAATGCACAAATCAATTAAAGCTAGTAATTTAAATGCAGCTTTGTATTGGCTCGCTAGATTAATGGCCAATCGTGAAGATCCggtttttattggaaaaagaTTAATACGAATTGCTAATGAAGATGTTGATATTTCTGATCCTGATGCTTTAG ataCTGCAGTCCATACCATGCATGCATGTCAAATGATTGGGATGCCAGAGTGTGACGTAATGCTGGGCCAatgtgttatttatttatgtaaagccaaaaaaattaattttttcaatagactTAAAAGTGTTCATCAATTAGttacagataatttaaataattaa
- the LOC103568787 gene encoding protein slowmo — MKIWTIEHTFNHPWETVVAAALKKYPNPLNEAVLGTDIIDRKIINGTLYTHRLVVSEFKFPRTAQAILGHVKTHYASEKSEVNPATREMVLRTRNLSFSNYIDVGETLRYIPHPQDKNKTLLKQEAIVTVQGAPLASYMEDLLTKRISFNAGMGRQAVEWVIKLDTEMKDLANTAVKSTDELLSQTRRQIDDITNKTKRGMDDLQHAAKKSLDEIQTFTAPPSPQSMPKL, encoded by the exons ATGAAGATCTGGACAATTGAACATACattcaa tcaccCTTGGGAAACAGTCGTGGCAGCggcgttaaaaaaatatcctaaCCCATTGAATGAAGCTGTACTTGGCACTGATAttattgatagaaaaataattaatggtaCACTTTATACGCACAGACTTGTTGTTagtgaattcaaatttcccaGAACAGCACAAGCG ataCTTGGACATGTAAAAACTCATTATGCTAGTGAAAAAAGTGAAGTTAATCCTGCAACTAGAGAAATGGTTCTTCGAACGCGAAat TTGTCTTTCAGTAACTACATAGATGTCGGCGAAACGTTACGTTACATTCCCCACCCCcaagacaaaaataaaacacttcTCAAACAAGAAGCCATTGTTACTGTCCAGGGAGCACCTCTTGCTTCATATATGGAAGATCTTTTAACCAAAAGAATTTCTTTCAATGCTggaatg GGACGACAAGCTGTTGAATGGGTGATCAAGCTAGACACGGAAATGAAGGATCTAGCCAACACGGCAGTTAAGTCAACAGATGAATTGCTGTCGCAAACACGCCGTCAGATAGATGACATAACGAATAAAACAAAACGTGGAATGGATGATCTTCAGCATGCAGCTAAAAAATCATTAGATGAAATTCAAACTTTCACGGCGCCACCGTCGCCCCAATCTATGCCTAAATTATAG